The Pyrenophora tritici-repentis strain M4 chromosome 2, whole genome shotgun sequence genome window below encodes:
- a CDS encoding ChaA, Ca2+-H+ antiporter, which translates to MAHHGRSSRDYPAGRRSSQHRSSRDREYTSEKTPRTVPPHSDNRRSRSRRRESLPQYNHNGHAVTPGIHPEGESGRRGFNPIKFLVICGRSSSMPSMLVNMLWPIVPVAIAMHFAKPEWHLPIFICNYIAMLPAANMLGFAGQEFSRKMPNKAFAVVLETTFGSIVEIILFMTLLKTSNGDSNVQVIRAAILGSILANLLLCLGVCFIAGGLKNKTQEFHSAISENGSGLMLVASMALVLPAIFYSYLNGNVDFEQNINVATNTRLISRGVAIISIVGFFIYLAFQTMSHDGLLHEIYEADDHKDKDRHEELKKPKLTMTEVIIALIISVACVALVAIALVQEIPHLVEERGISDAFIGLILIPLVEKIAEHLLAIDEAYDNQINMALAHVLGASIQTALFNAPLVVLVGWGIGVHMDYNFTMFDAAALVLAVLAVGSFLRDGSSNYLEGVLCVMIYMIIAICAFYFPNPLHEGAASGGHSTGAAEGGGGH; encoded by the exons ATGGCGCACCACGGAAGAAGCTCGCGAGACTACCCAGCCGGCAGGAGGTCCTCGCAGCACCGTTCATCGCGAGACCGCGAGTATACTAGCGAGAAGACACCACGCACCGTCCCTCCGCACAGCGATAACCGTCGAAGTCGTAGTAGGCGCCGCGAGTCTCTGCCGCAATACAACCACAATGGACATGCTGTGACACCGGGCATCCACCCGGAGGGTGAGAGCGGTAGACGTGGCTTCAATCCCATCAAGTTCCTCGTCATTTGCGGTCGGAGTAGCAGCATGCCGTCCATGTTAGTCAACATGTTATGGCCCATTGTACCTGTTGCCATTGCAATG CACTTTGCCAAGCCCGAATGGCATCTTCCCATCTTCATCTGCAACTACATTGCCATGCTTCCCGCTGCCAATATGCTCGGCTTCGCTGGCCAGGAATTCTCCCGCAAGATGCCCAACAAGGCCTTTGCTGTTGTTCTCGAGACGACGTTTGGTTCCATTGTTGAGATTATCCTGTTCATGACCTTGCTCAAGACATCCAACGGTGATTCCAACGTACAAGTCATCCGCGCTGCAATCTTGGGTTCCATCCTGGCCAACTTGCTGCTCTGCCTGGGTGTATGCTTCATCGCAGGTGGTCTCAAGAACAAGACACAGGAGTTCCACTCTGCCATTTCCGAGAACGGCAGTGGTCTCATGCTTGTCGCTTCGA TGGCGCTTGTCTTGCCCGCCATCTTCTACTCGTATCTTAATGGGAACGTGGACTTTGAGCAAAACATCAACGTTGCCACAAACACACGACTCATCTCCCGCGGTGTTGCCATCATCTCGATTGTCGGGTTCTTCATATACCTTGCCTTCCAGACCATGTCGCACGATGGCTTGCTTCACGAGATCTACGAGGCAGACGACCACAAGGACAAGGACCGCCACGAGGAACTCAAGAAGCCCAAGCTCACTATGACCGAAGTCATTATCGCTCTCATCATCTCTGTGGCTTGTGTCGCTCTTGTCGCCATCGCCCTTGTCCAAGAGATCCCGCATTTGGTGGAAGAGCGTGGTATTAGTGACGCCTTCATCGGTCTTATCCTCATTCCCCTCGTCGAGAAGATTGCCGAGCATCTCCTCGCTATCGATGAAGCCTACGACAACCAGATCAACATGGCTCTTGCCCACGTCCTCGGTGCCTCCATCCAGACTGCTCTGTTCAACGCGCCCCTCGTTGTCCTGGTCGGCTGGGGCATTGGTGTCCACATGGATTACAACTTCACTATGTTCGACGCTGCTGCTCTCGTTCTTGCAGTGCTCGCCGTCGGTTCTTTCCTTCGTGACGGCAGCTCCAATTATCTCGAGGGTGTGCTCTGTGTCATGATCTACATGATCATCGCAATCTGCGCCTTTTATTTCCCCAACCCCTTGCACGAGGGTGCAGCTTCGGGTGGCCACTCAACTGGTGCTGCCGAGGGCGGCGGCGGCCACTGA
- a CDS encoding 40S ribosomal protein eS17, translated as MGRVRTKTVKKSAKVIIERYYPKLSLDFETNKRICDEIAIIASKRLRNKIAGYTTHLMKRIQRGPVRGISFKLQEEERERKDQYVPEISALDFTQNSESGSLDVDQETKDLLKSMGFDSIPTNVIAVSQQQVVERGPRRFNDRPGRS; from the exons ATGGGTCGCGTCCGAACTAAGACCGTCAAGAAGTCCGCCAAGGTCATCATTGAGCGTTACTACCCCAAGTTGTCGCTCGACTTCGAGACCAACAAGAGGATCTGCGATGAGATTGCCATCATCGCCTCCAAGAGGCTCCGAAACAAGATCGCCGGATACACCACTCACTT GATGAAGCGTATCCAGCGTGGTCCCGTCCGTGGTATCTCGTTCAAGCTTCAAGAAGAGGAGCGTGAGCGCAAGGACCAATACGTCCCCGAGATCTCTGCTCTCGACTTCACCCAGAACAGCGAGTCTGGCTCGCTCGATGTCGACCAGGAGACCAAGGACCTCCTCAAGAGCATGGGC TTCGACAGCATCCCCACCAACGTCATTGCCGTCTCTCAGCAACAGGTTGTCGAGCGCGGTCCCCGCCGCTTCAACGACCGCCCCGGCCGCTCGTAA
- a CDS encoding DUF4355 multi-domain protein: MLDEELKEKLETELEVELEAKLEELNKKRSKKQGEKLDKELEAKSGKELEENLEEKNEGEAGAGAGVQYLQEV, encoded by the coding sequence ATGCTGGACGAGGAGCTGAAGGAGAAGCTGGAGACAGAACTGGAAGTAGAACTGGAGGCGAAGCTAGAGGAGCTAAACAAGAAACGGAGCAAGAAGCAAGGCGAGAAGCTAGACAAAGAACTAGAGGCAAAGTCGGGCAAGGAGCTAGAGGAAAATCTAGAGGAAAAAAATGAAGGAGAAGCTGGTGCAGGAGCCGGTGTACAATATCTGCAAGAGGTTTAG
- a CDS encoding TniQ domain containing protein, which translates to MPTIIASFGVNIAVAILYLMVIGIGLDYALPAVFSNANVIIPIFMGTVCVAINYYTQLAASSTLATAVSDIRVDNKDARNLFIRLKSELDMLRFNHTELLDYCEELQDENAILAEKILIFQGRVRRG; encoded by the exons ATGCCTACTATCATAGCTTCCTTCGGTGTCAACATTGCTGTGGCCATCCTCTACCTCATGGTCATCGGTATAGGTCTTGACTATGCCCTT CCCGCTGTCTTCTCCAACGCCAACGTCATCATCCCTATCTTCATGGGCACTGTCTGTGTAGCCATCAACTACTACACACAACTGGCTGCCTCAAGCACTCTAGCCACTGCTGTATCTGATATCCGTGTTGATAATAAGGATGCTCGCAATTTGTTTATTAGGCTGAAGTCGGAGCTCGACATGCTCCGCTTCAACCATACAGAACTCTTGGATTATTGTGAGGAGCTTCAAGATGAGAACGCCATCCTCGCAGAGAAGATTCTAATTTTTCAAGGAAGAGTAAGGAGGGGTTGA
- a CDS encoding EriC, Chloride channel protein EriC, giving the protein MADASTQSSGSQRSLNPFAKRDEHTPQSILLYKITTSLSYLLLLISSIYYAIHAPAGAHNHRFWHNNYSTPFAQSSIFTSIYWLILFALQLGYAYALYTPTTATVNFAANIGSHFIANNLLLFGFVNLFVRSHFWLAEFLLVVNFFNLTFAYFRHSNGPRWVHVGALSGPLAWNFIALYWCGALAVHSNHFAARIVANVFIWGWVGYGAFYLIAFKDYTMGFALSALAFSTGVGQFLTRPHVLQLQWVFAFTIGGLLFLLSLAVGMPGLLGRDPFPRGQIVSEDRERAPLLSDD; this is encoded by the exons ATGGCTGACGCATCGACGCAGAGCTCCGGCTCTCAGCGCAGCCTCAATCCTTTCGCCAAGCGGGACGAGCATACACCGCAGTCGATTCTCCTGTACAAGATCACGACGAGCCTCAGCTACCTGCTCCTCCTCATCAGCAGCATCTACTACGCCATCCATGCCCCGGCTGGCGCGCACAACCATCGCTTCTGGCACAATAACTACTCGACGCCCTTTGCACAAAGCAGCATCTTCACTTCCATCTACTGGCTCATTCTCTTTGCGCTGCAGCTCGGCTACGCGTACGCACTGTACACGCCTACCACCGCCACGGTCAACTTCGCCGCAAACATTGGCAGCCACTTCATCGCCAACAATCTGCTGCTGTTCGGCTTCGTCAATCTCTTTGTGAGGAGTCACTTCTGGCTCGCGGAATTCTTGCTCGTCGTGAACTTCTTCAACCTCACTTTTGCCTACTTCCGCCATAGCAATGGTCCCCGCTGGGTCCATGTTGGTGCATTGAGTGGCCCGCTTGCCTGGAATTTCATCGCACTCTACTGGTGTGGTGCGTTGGCCGTGCATTCTAACCACTTTGCCGCACGTATTGTTGCCAATGTGTTCATCTGGGGTTGGGTCGGCTATGGCGCGTTCTACTTGATCGCATTCAAGGACTACACAATGGGATTCGCGCTGTCAGCTTTGGCGTTCT CTACGGGTGTTGGCCAGTTTCTTACTCGCCCACATGTTCTGCAGCTCCAGTGGGTCTTCGCCTTTACCATTGGTGGACTCCTCTTCCTGCTCTCCCTTGCCGTTGGCATGCCAGGCCTTCTTGGTCGCGATCCCTTCCCTCGTGGCCAGATCGTCAGTGAAGACCGCGAGAGGGCGCCGCTACTATCAGACGACTAG